The Xanthomonas sontii genomic sequence ACCGCGTCCAGCGCCCAGGCCACCAGCAGCAGGGCCAGGCCCAGCACCAGCAGGCCGGGCACGTACACGCCGGCGATCGAGAGTTCAGCGGGCAGCAGCATCGTCGGCTCCTGGGGGGGCGGTGGTCGGCGCAGGCGTATCGGCCAGCGCGGCGAGAACGGAATCGGCGTCGAGCAGCGCGCCGCGCAGCAGCAGCAGGTGCTCGCGGGTGGGTTTCCAGCGCAGCGGTACCGCGCCTTCCACCTGGCTGGCGGCCAGCGCCGCCTCCACCCGCTGCAAGGCGTGTCGGTGCCGGTGCGGGCTGGGGTCGAGATACAGGTCGGCCAGCGCCTGCACGGCGGCCTCCACCGCGGTGGCCAAAGCCGGCGGCAGCGTGCCTTCGGCCGCATCGCGGCGCAGTTCGACCAGGGTGCGCCCGGTTTCGTGCACCGACAGCGCCCAGCCGAGCAGGTCGCGCAGTTCGTCGCTGCCCGGCGGGGTGTGCGCGACGATCTGCTGGAACAGGTCGCGGTTGACGCTCTCCAGTTGCAGCGCCAGCCCCGGCAGCGGCGCACGCGCGGCCAGCGTGGTCTGCCGCCGCAGCCGCTCCAGCAGGCGCCGGCGCTGCCAGCGGGTGCCGATCACCGGCGGTACGAATACGAACGTCGCGCTCACCGCCAGCGTCCCCAGCAGCAGCGGCACCACGCTGTTGAAGGTGGCCGCGGCGTTGAAGCTTGGTGTCGGCTGGACCGCCAGGATCGAAACGAAGGCCAGGTTGGCGCCGGTGGCGAAGCCGTACAGCGCCGGTTTCGAGGCCAGGTACAGGGTCACCAGCAGGAACGGCAGGGTGCCGGCGACGAACAGCACATAGCCGTCCATCTGCGGCAGCACCAGCAACTGGCAGATCACGCCGAGCACGATGCCGAACACGAACCCCTTGAACAGCGAGCGCGCGGCAGCGGGCGCGTTGGCGCTGGACGACAGGATCGCGCTCAGCGCCACTGCCTGGAACACCGCGGTGGCGCCGCTGATCCAGCCGGCCTGGATCCACAGCCAGCACATCGTCGCCACCAGCAACGCGCTGCGCAGCGCGGTCAGTGCGGCCGCGGCGTAGTCGTTGCCGCGCACGAACACCGCGGTGTCGCCGCGGTCCTGCGGCGTGCGCCACTGCTGCGGCGCGACCAGGGTCGCCTCGGTGGCCACGTAGTCGTGCAGGTCGGCGAAGAAGCGCTGCAGCAGCGACACGCCGGTGTCGAATCCCTCGTGCCGTGCCGCCGGCAGGGTCGCACGCGCTTCGGCCGCACGCGTCGCCAGCGCATCGCGGCACGCCGCCAGCTTGCGCGCGGTCGCGGCCGCGCCCTCGCGTCCGCCGCGGTCGCTGAGTGCGGCCTTCAGCGGCCGATACAGGCCGATCAGCGCCTCGGCCACCTCCGCATCGCCGCTGCGCAGCAGCCGGTTGATGTAGTGGTGCAGCGCCTGGAAGCTGGTCGACACCGCCATGAAGCGCTGGTTGAGCAGGCGCAGGCGGCCGCTGCGCACCCGTGCCTCCGGATCCTCGAACACCACCGAACTGCGCAGGTCCTCGATGGTCACCGCGTCGCGCACGAAGCGCAGGTGCGCCTGCTCCATCGCCTCGCGCGGCAGCTGCCCGCCGGTGGCGTCGCGGACGAAGTCCAGGAAGCCGTCGGACGCGCGGCGCACGGTGTCGCGCAGGGTCTGGCGCAGCCGGCTGGGAAACACCACGTCGCTGACGATGCCGGTCACCAGCAGGCCCAGCACCACCTCGGTCACCCGCGCCACCACCAGGTTGAACACGTTCTGCGGCTGGTTCACCGCCGGCAGCGCGATCAGCGCCACCGTGTAGCCGGACA encodes the following:
- a CDS encoding FUSC family protein, with product MSAQHPNAAAAAEAAPGLRTLLADALRGEGEAWLFVLRTLLSIYLAGWVALRLDLASPMTAMITVVVVMHRQTGMVFAKGFYRVLGTLIGSVAALTMVALFPQEPVLFVLALSLWIGACTGGALLYRNFKAYAFVLSGYTVALIALPAVNQPQNVFNLVVARVTEVVLGLLVTGIVSDVVFPSRLRQTLRDTVRRASDGFLDFVRDATGGQLPREAMEQAHLRFVRDAVTIEDLRSSVVFEDPEARVRSGRLRLLNQRFMAVSTSFQALHHYINRLLRSGDAEVAEALIGLYRPLKAALSDRGGREGAAATARKLAACRDALATRAAEARATLPAARHEGFDTGVSLLQRFFADLHDYVATEATLVAPQQWRTPQDRGDTAVFVRGNDYAAAALTALRSALLVATMCWLWIQAGWISGATAVFQAVALSAILSSSANAPAAARSLFKGFVFGIVLGVICQLLVLPQMDGYVLFVAGTLPFLLVTLYLASKPALYGFATGANLAFVSILAVQPTPSFNAAATFNSVVPLLLGTLAVSATFVFVPPVIGTRWQRRRLLERLRRQTTLAARAPLPGLALQLESVNRDLFQQIVAHTPPGSDELRDLLGWALSVHETGRTLVELRRDAAEGTLPPALATAVEAAVQALADLYLDPSPHRHRHALQRVEAALAASQVEGAVPLRWKPTREHLLLLRGALLDADSVLAALADTPAPTTAPPGADDAAAR